From Alkalibacter saccharofermentans DSM 14828, the proteins below share one genomic window:
- a CDS encoding DEAD/DEAH box helicase, whose product MDKKSFKDLSVGPDIRRALRMLGYESPMEVQEKVIPFIMEDKDLIVKSQTGSGKTAAFGIPICEKVEIEENKPQALILTPTRELALQIKEDIGHIGKFKKVRAAALYGRHPVHLQERELKQRVHVVVGTPGRTKDHIDRGNLVLDGIKYLVIDEADEMLSMGFIDQVESIINMLPQKRCTLLFSATIPDRIEEICSKYLRDSARIEIKAVVPTEDKINQYHILVEDADKEEILNKVLAAELPGSCILFCNTRDRADKLTKYMLRKRYSCGSLHGGMTQRERTQTINKFKKGELHYLVATDVAARGIDVEDVTHVINFEMPYERENYIHRIGRTGRINKKGTAITLLSPKESHRLEYVEEYLGYRIPKKEAKDFLYKSKDEAARKNVRLKPKTSKGEEIHRDITRIRINAGKKKKIRPADILGAISNIEGIEAEDIGIIDIQDTCTYVEVFEGKGRQVYNGLKNKTIKGKILTIKEIGKR is encoded by the coding sequence ATGGATAAAAAAAGTTTTAAAGATCTAAGCGTCGGGCCTGATATTCGCAGAGCTTTAAGGATGTTGGGGTACGAAAGCCCCATGGAAGTTCAGGAAAAGGTAATACCGTTTATTATGGAAGACAAAGATCTTATTGTAAAATCTCAGACCGGAAGTGGGAAAACAGCAGCTTTCGGCATACCGATATGCGAAAAAGTTGAGATCGAGGAGAATAAACCACAGGCGCTGATACTGACGCCCACGAGAGAATTGGCCCTTCAGATCAAAGAAGATATTGGGCATATAGGCAAGTTCAAAAAAGTACGAGCTGCAGCTCTTTATGGAAGGCATCCGGTTCACCTTCAAGAACGGGAGCTAAAGCAAAGGGTTCATGTGGTCGTTGGTACTCCGGGAAGGACAAAGGATCATATAGACAGGGGCAATCTTGTCCTAGATGGAATAAAGTACCTTGTAATCGATGAAGCTGACGAGATGTTAAGCATGGGCTTTATAGATCAAGTGGAGAGTATAATAAACATGTTGCCGCAAAAAAGATGCACGTTACTTTTTTCAGCTACGATTCCTGATAGGATCGAAGAGATATGCAGCAAATACTTAAGAGACAGCGCTAGAATAGAAATAAAAGCCGTTGTTCCTACTGAAGATAAAATTAATCAGTATCACATTTTGGTTGAAGATGCCGATAAAGAGGAGATATTAAACAAAGTGCTTGCTGCGGAGCTGCCGGGAAGCTGTATTTTATTTTGTAATACCAGGGATAGAGCTGATAAGCTAACCAAATATATGTTAAGAAAAAGATATTCATGTGGCAGCCTGCATGGAGGAATGACTCAGAGAGAACGAACTCAGACTATAAATAAATTTAAAAAGGGCGAGCTGCACTACCTTGTTGCAACGGATGTTGCGGCAAGAGGGATAGATGTAGAGGATGTCACACATGTCATAAATTTTGAGATGCCTTATGAACGTGAGAATTATATCCATAGAATAGGTAGGACCGGCAGGATAAATAAAAAAGGCACTGCAATAACGCTGCTATCTCCAAAGGAAAGCCATAGACTAGAATATGTAGAAGAATATCTGGGATACCGAATTCCTAAAAAAGAAGCAAAGGATTTCTTATATAAGTCTAAGGATGAGGCGGCAAGAAAAAATGTAAGGCTTAAGCCTAAAACGAGCAAGGGAGAAGAAATCCACAGGGATATTACTCGTATCAGGATCAACGCAGGGAAAAAGAAAAAAATCAGGCCGGCAGACATCTTGGGGGCGATAAGCAACATAGAGGGTATCGAGGCTGAAGACATAGGAATAATTGATATACAGGATACCTGTACTTACGTTGAGGTTTTTGAAGGCAAAGGAAGACAGGTATACAATGGTCTAAAAAACAAGACCATAAAGGGCAAGATATTAACTATAAAAGAAATCGGCAAAAGATAA
- a CDS encoding multicopper oxidase family protein, translating to MKNMKEKLNKFLSLIIVVAAVGFVLTAYYTFFGGSDVDLEGKNKLKIPEILDDLNADPGIAEFKLEAGISQTEFTKGRLTPTLGYNGSYLGPVIRLVKGQDVSIVVENNLNEWTTIHWHGLVVDGENDGGPMQGIASGETWNAKFKVEQPASTLWYHPHFAGTVANQVYYGLAGLIYIDDEFTDTMSIPKDYGIDDIPLVVQDRNFNIDGSFDYRVSMMGVDKGDKILVNGTLDPYFIVKREKVRFRLLNGSNSQNFSFRLSNRAEFLMIASDGGFLEKPLKKEAIFLSPGERAEIVVDFSEFNDKSVKLVSNDDLILELVIDGELEKSPDIPEELAEVADIAADEASNTRIFELQSMGISGTINGKYYDMNRIDERVDLNATEYWIVRNVGGMMATGHPFHVHGTQFQVVSRNGEKPTPEESGHKDTVYVDVGEEVVIKVMFKKEGLFMYHCHILEHEDRGMMGQFIVE from the coding sequence ATGAAAAACATGAAAGAGAAACTAAACAAATTTCTAAGCTTAATCATAGTGGTGGCTGCCGTTGGTTTTGTGTTGACAGCTTATTATACGTTTTTCGGAGGAAGCGATGTAGACCTTGAAGGGAAAAATAAGCTTAAGATACCGGAGATACTGGATGATTTAAATGCAGACCCTGGAATTGCAGAATTTAAGTTGGAGGCTGGTATTTCTCAAACAGAGTTCACAAAGGGGAGGTTAACCCCCACCTTGGGCTATAATGGTTCATATTTAGGGCCTGTGATTCGTCTCGTGAAAGGGCAGGATGTTAGCATCGTGGTTGAAAACAATCTAAATGAATGGACCACTATCCACTGGCATGGATTAGTGGTAGATGGTGAAAATGACGGAGGTCCGATGCAGGGGATAGCTTCTGGAGAAACATGGAATGCAAAATTTAAAGTAGAACAGCCTGCTTCGACTTTGTGGTATCATCCACACTTTGCCGGTACGGTTGCGAACCAGGTTTATTACGGGTTGGCTGGACTGATTTACATTGATGATGAATTTACGGACACTATGAGCATACCGAAAGATTATGGAATTGATGACATACCGCTGGTTGTTCAAGACAGAAACTTTAATATTGACGGAAGCTTCGATTACAGGGTATCCATGATGGGGGTCGACAAAGGAGACAAAATTTTAGTTAACGGAACATTGGACCCATATTTTATCGTAAAACGAGAAAAAGTAAGGTTCCGGCTATTAAATGGATCTAATTCACAGAATTTCAGCTTCAGGTTGAGCAACAGGGCTGAGTTTTTGATGATTGCCTCAGACGGAGGTTTTTTAGAAAAACCTCTAAAAAAAGAAGCAATATTCTTATCGCCTGGAGAGAGGGCAGAAATAGTTGTGGATTTTTCTGAATTTAATGATAAGTCAGTAAAGTTAGTATCAAACGATGATTTGATTTTAGAGCTTGTAATAGATGGAGAACTTGAGAAATCTCCAGATATTCCAGAAGAACTAGCAGAAGTTGCTGATATTGCTGCTGATGAAGCTTCAAATACAAGGATATTTGAGCTGCAAAGCATGGGGATAAGCGGTACGATCAATGGGAAATACTATGATATGAACAGAATAGATGAAAGGGTAGATTTAAATGCCACTGAATACTGGATAGTAAGAAATGTAGGGGGAATGATGGCTACAGGACATCCATTTCATGTTCATGGGACCCAGTTCCAAGTAGTGTCTAGAAATGGCGAAAAGCCGACACCTGAAGAGTCGGGTCATAAAGATACGGTTTATGTGGATGTGGGTGAAGAGGTCGTGATTAAAGTAATGTTTAAAAAAGAAGGGCTTTTCATGTATCATTGCCACATACTAGAACACGAGGATAGAGGAATGATGGGGCAATTTATAGTGGAATGA
- a CDS encoding ABC transporter ATP-binding protein, giving the protein MIDIELNNIGKTYFGAKEPALKDINISVDKGTILTLLGPSGCGKTTTLRLIAGFERADKGEMKIGGKVVSDQSAWVPPEKRGVGMVFQDYALFPHLNVFDNVAFGYKEKDKNARIAEVLKLVNLSGYENRRPHELSGGQQQRVALARALARRPVVVLLDEPFSNLDADLRVQMRVEIKRIIKDSGTTAIFVSHDQKDALAISDKVVVMKEGEIQQIGTPREIYQYPENRFVATFVGQTNILAGTINDDKASVRTAFGVMPCSHTHDLSPGEYAFISIRPDSLELDDSGEIEGKLKEFTYSGDAIDAVIIVETPSGECKDLLVHIHPEKVVDIGENLRFKVIPDFVAVIRQN; this is encoded by the coding sequence ATGATAGATATAGAATTAAATAATATAGGCAAAACATATTTTGGTGCAAAGGAACCTGCATTAAAGGATATTAACATATCTGTAGATAAAGGAACGATACTCACCCTTCTTGGTCCAAGTGGCTGTGGAAAGACGACTACATTGCGCCTTATAGCAGGCTTTGAAAGAGCTGACAAAGGGGAAATGAAAATCGGAGGCAAGGTGGTCAGCGATCAAAGCGCCTGGGTACCACCTGAAAAAAGAGGAGTAGGGATGGTTTTTCAGGATTATGCGCTATTTCCTCATTTGAATGTATTCGATAATGTTGCTTTTGGCTACAAAGAGAAAGATAAAAATGCCAGAATTGCTGAAGTATTGAAGCTTGTCAATCTTTCTGGATATGAGAATAGACGGCCCCATGAGTTATCAGGGGGACAACAGCAAAGGGTTGCCCTTGCGAGAGCTTTGGCGAGAAGACCGGTAGTGGTCCTGCTTGACGAACCATTCAGCAACTTGGATGCTGACCTTAGGGTTCAGATGCGGGTTGAAATTAAGAGAATAATCAAGGACAGCGGTACAACCGCCATATTTGTATCCCATGATCAAAAGGATGCCCTTGCGATAAGTGACAAAGTAGTAGTAATGAAAGAAGGAGAGATACAACAGATTGGCACTCCTAGAGAGATCTATCAATATCCTGAAAACAGATTTGTGGCAACATTTGTTGGACAGACTAATATTCTTGCAGGAACAATCAATGATGATAAAGCATCTGTAAGAACTGCTTTCGGAGTAATGCCATGTAGCCATACCCACGACTTAAGTCCTGGAGAATATGCGTTTATCTCTATCAGACCGGATAGCTTGGAGCTTGACGACTCGGGAGAAATTGAAGGGAAGCTTAAAGAATTCACTTACTCAGGAGATGCGATAGATGCGGTGATCATCGTAGAAACTCCAAGTGGAGAATGCAAGGATCTTCTGGTACACATACACCCTGAGAAAGTAGTGGATATAGGAGAAAATTTGAGATTTAAAGTGATACCGGATTTTGTGGCTGTTATCAGGCAGAACTAG
- a CDS encoding macro domain-containing protein: MSFQIINNDITKLDTEAIVNAANTELQMGGGVCGAIFKAAGADKLQRACDEIGQCPVGKAVITEGFNLKARYIIHTVGPIWRGGSDSEELKLKSAYKSSLELAKEHGIKSIAFPLISSGIFGYPKENAISVASKAIEEFLEKNDMDIYLVLFGK, translated from the coding sequence ATGTCATTTCAAATTATCAATAACGATATAACCAAATTGGATACAGAAGCCATAGTCAATGCTGCAAATACAGAGCTTCAGATGGGGGGAGGAGTATGCGGAGCCATATTTAAAGCCGCAGGGGCAGACAAGCTTCAAAGAGCTTGTGATGAAATTGGACAATGTCCTGTGGGCAAGGCGGTTATAACGGAAGGTTTTAACTTAAAAGCCAGATATATAATCCACACGGTGGGTCCGATTTGGAGAGGTGGAAGCGACAGCGAAGAACTCAAGCTTAAATCTGCATATAAAAGCTCATTGGAGCTGGCAAAAGAGCATGGAATAAAGTCTATTGCATTTCCCTTGATTTCATCGGGGATTTTCGGATACCCAAAGGAGAATGCCATATCAGTGGCTTCAAAAGCAATAGAAGAATTTTTAGAAAAAAACGATATGGATATATACCTGGTTCTGTTTGGAAAGTAA
- a CDS encoding ubiquitin-like domain-containing protein, producing MKKFFKKDGSNQVDIKRVLIILAIMVLSITGVGYTMSFNQVLIIDDGVEIEARTRKDTVREVLAENEIDYISQDGIYPGLESPIEDQMTVQIHRAVNVSIEVDDRAIDLLTPAENVEKAIEEAGLKLGDNDHVSAPLDKALEEGMTIKITRALDCTVNVDGQTYELATTAKNVGEVLVEANVSLKEEDKVNYDFTEKVHNDMKIVVTRVTKEIIEEEESVSYKTIRRSNSSMEVGKTKVVQSGKKGLNLNTVEVTYEDGVEVNRNTLETKVVKKPVDEIVNVGTRVIASRGMSGSGSYRTLTVTATAYSSQDPGVGTRTATGRTLQRGIIAVDTRVIPFGTKIYVPGYGYGIAADRGGAIKGNKIDVAFNSRREALIFGRRTVTIRIYD from the coding sequence ATGAAAAAGTTTTTTAAAAAGGATGGATCCAACCAAGTCGACATTAAAAGGGTACTGATAATCTTGGCTATCATGGTATTGTCCATCACTGGAGTCGGTTATACGATGTCATTTAATCAGGTATTGATAATCGATGACGGAGTTGAAATTGAGGCAAGGACTCGTAAGGACACTGTAAGAGAGGTTCTTGCCGAAAATGAAATCGACTATATATCCCAGGACGGGATATATCCTGGACTTGAGTCGCCAATCGAGGATCAGATGACAGTCCAAATTCACAGGGCGGTAAATGTTTCAATAGAGGTGGACGACAGAGCAATTGATCTTTTAACACCAGCTGAAAATGTGGAAAAGGCAATTGAAGAAGCCGGCTTGAAATTAGGAGACAATGACCACGTTTCTGCACCACTTGATAAGGCACTCGAAGAAGGAATGACTATAAAGATAACTAGGGCACTTGATTGCACGGTAAATGTTGACGGACAGACTTATGAGCTTGCTACAACGGCAAAAAACGTCGGTGAGGTTTTGGTAGAAGCAAATGTGAGTTTAAAAGAAGAGGACAAGGTAAATTACGACTTTACTGAAAAGGTGCATAACGACATGAAGATCGTAGTTACCAGAGTTACAAAAGAAATCATCGAAGAAGAAGAAAGCGTTTCGTACAAGACCATTAGACGGAGCAATTCCTCTATGGAAGTGGGAAAGACAAAAGTTGTTCAATCCGGTAAAAAAGGCCTGAACTTAAATACCGTTGAAGTAACCTATGAAGATGGCGTAGAGGTTAACAGAAACACCCTCGAAACTAAAGTAGTCAAAAAGCCTGTAGATGAAATCGTAAATGTAGGAACAAGAGTCATTGCAAGCAGAGGCATGTCAGGCAGCGGTTCATACAGGACGTTGACTGTTACGGCTACCGCTTACAGCTCTCAGGATCCGGGAGTTGGAACCAGGACTGCTACGGGAAGAACCCTGCAAAGGGGTATTATAGCAGTGGACACAAGGGTAATTCCCTTTGGAACAAAAATTTATGTTCCAGGCTACGGATACGGAATAGCGGCGGATAGAGGGGGCGCAATCAAAGGAAACAAAATAGATGTTGCCTTTAACAGCAGAAGAGAAGCGCTAATATTCGGAAGACGAACCGTTACGATTAGGATATACGATTGA
- a CDS encoding amino acid ABC transporter ATP-binding protein, with translation MTTQIKVENLHKYFGDLEVLKGINVEISKGEVVCVIGPSGSGKSTLLRCINRLEEATDGKISVDGEMITAADANINKIRMHIGMVFQQFNLFPHLSVKANIMMAPLELKLKTKEEAEKKALELLKRVGLSEKANAMPRQLSGGQQQRVAIARALAMEPDIMLFDEPTSALDPEMVGEVLSVMKELAAMGMTMVVVTHEMGFARDAADRVLFMDEGIIMEEAPPEEMFTNPKNSRTKEFLHKVLSAR, from the coding sequence ATGACGACGCAAATAAAGGTCGAAAATTTACACAAATATTTTGGAGATCTTGAAGTCTTAAAGGGGATAAACGTAGAAATTAGCAAAGGTGAAGTTGTGTGTGTGATTGGTCCGAGTGGTTCCGGTAAGTCAACACTTCTAAGATGTATAAATAGGCTGGAAGAGGCAACCGATGGCAAGATATCAGTTGATGGTGAAATGATTACTGCAGCGGATGCTAATATAAACAAAATCAGGATGCACATAGGGATGGTATTTCAACAATTCAACCTATTTCCCCATCTTAGCGTAAAAGCTAACATAATGATGGCACCGCTGGAACTCAAGCTTAAAACTAAAGAAGAAGCGGAAAAAAAGGCTTTGGAGCTTCTGAAAAGGGTAGGATTGTCTGAAAAGGCCAATGCTATGCCAAGGCAGCTCTCAGGCGGACAGCAACAGCGGGTAGCCATAGCTAGAGCCTTAGCTATGGAACCGGATATAATGTTGTTTGATGAACCTACCTCCGCACTAGACCCTGAAATGGTAGGAGAAGTACTGTCAGTAATGAAAGAACTAGCAGCTATGGGTATGACCATGGTTGTGGTAACTCATGAAATGGGTTTTGCAAGAGATGCGGCAGATCGAGTGCTTTTTATGGATGAAGGAATAATAATGGAAGAAGCTCCGCCTGAAGAAATGTTTACGAATCCCAAAAATTCTAGAACAAAAGAATTTTTACATAAGGTCTTATCAGCGAGATAA
- a CDS encoding transporter substrate-binding domain-containing protein, giving the protein MKKVLVLFTALMVSLAVFTGCSSSGDGDKVYKIATDTTFAPFEFQDESGNYVGIDIDILAAIAEDQGFEYELNPLGFSAAVAALESNQADGVIAGMSITDERKLKYDFSEAYYDSGVVMAVSASNDEIKSYDDLNGKKVAVKVGTEGASFAESIAETYGFELVYFDESPFMYEDVVTGNSVACFEDYPVMGYGISKGNGLKIVTEMEKGSSYGFAVMKDKNTELLEMFNAGLENIIESGKYQEILDKYISVE; this is encoded by the coding sequence ATGAAAAAAGTATTAGTATTGTTTACGGCATTGATGGTTTCTTTGGCTGTTTTCACAGGCTGTTCTTCTTCGGGTGATGGCGACAAGGTATACAAGATAGCTACTGATACCACATTTGCGCCATTCGAGTTTCAAGATGAAAGTGGAAATTATGTTGGTATCGACATTGACATCTTAGCCGCTATTGCCGAAGATCAAGGATTTGAGTACGAACTTAATCCTCTGGGCTTTAGCGCAGCTGTAGCAGCACTTGAGTCAAATCAAGCTGATGGGGTTATTGCAGGAATGAGCATAACTGACGAAAGAAAACTTAAGTATGATTTTTCAGAAGCTTACTACGATTCTGGAGTTGTAATGGCTGTCAGCGCATCTAACGATGAAATCAAATCATATGATGATCTTAATGGGAAAAAGGTAGCTGTAAAAGTTGGGACAGAAGGAGCGAGTTTCGCCGAGTCTATAGCAGAAACATATGGCTTCGAATTAGTTTACTTCGACGAGTCTCCGTTCATGTATGAAGATGTGGTCACCGGAAATTCCGTAGCGTGTTTTGAAGATTATCCTGTAATGGGATATGGTATATCAAAAGGAAATGGATTAAAAATAGTCACAGAGATGGAAAAAGGCTCTTCCTATGGATTTGCAGTTATGAAAGATAAAAATACAGAGCTTTTGGAAATGTTTAATGCAGGTCTGGAAAACATCATCGAAAGTGGTAAATACCAAGAAATTTTAGACAAATATATTTCAGTAGAATAA
- a CDS encoding ABC transporter permease: protein MKKLKQKWYGMWRSNPPSLILLLLGLFVAFVMAIPVLYVAARSITAGGERWMRLLDDRIPQLLWNTVSLAAAVTFMAIFLGVSLAWILTRTDIPGKKIWQWLLVVPLVIPPYVGAVTYIIVFGRSGWLRDLWIGDYPFDIYTFGGTFFVLSMFTYPYVYLLVRAALKKMNRSYEEAAYSLGMSAWETFWKVNLPLMRPAIGAGAILVALYVMSDFGAVSMLRYVTFTAAIYFQRAGFDTASAAVLSLVLILMTVILLRFESWSRRKNRYYQTGSSYKKPDTIPLGKLKPLALFYVSLVFFISVVLPISVLIYWSRIGLVTGALDMRFIGFALNSLKVSGLAAFLCMAFSIPIIYLKSRYPAYLTSFIDRLAYAGYALPGVIVALGFVFIFNNHIPALYGTFYVVAIAFVVRFLPQAMQSGESSLNQISPKIDEAARSLGYSSWGVIFKVILPNMLPGVFAGGALVFVNSIKELPVTLMLRPPGFDTLAIRVYFEASEAVYHLAAPAALLIILVSIIPLKYMVSKY, encoded by the coding sequence ATGAAGAAATTAAAACAGAAATGGTATGGGATGTGGAGAAGCAATCCCCCAAGTCTTATTCTTCTCCTGCTGGGACTTTTTGTAGCCTTTGTTATGGCAATACCTGTACTTTACGTAGCAGCAAGGTCTATAACAGCAGGTGGGGAAAGATGGATGCGGCTTCTAGATGATAGGATCCCTCAGCTTCTGTGGAACACGGTATCTTTGGCTGCGGCTGTCACATTCATGGCAATTTTTCTAGGAGTATCCTTGGCTTGGATTCTTACAAGAACGGATATACCGGGGAAAAAAATATGGCAGTGGCTACTAGTGGTGCCTTTGGTTATTCCACCGTATGTAGGGGCAGTTACCTATATCATAGTATTTGGCAGAAGTGGCTGGCTCAGAGATTTGTGGATAGGAGATTACCCATTTGACATTTATACATTCGGTGGGACATTTTTTGTACTATCCATGTTCACATATCCCTACGTATATCTTCTGGTAAGGGCTGCACTAAAAAAAATGAACCGAAGCTACGAAGAAGCAGCCTACTCACTTGGAATGAGTGCCTGGGAAACTTTTTGGAAGGTAAACCTTCCGTTGATGCGTCCGGCTATCGGAGCGGGGGCTATATTGGTAGCGCTTTACGTCATGTCTGACTTTGGCGCTGTTTCAATGCTAAGGTACGTAACTTTCACTGCTGCGATATACTTTCAACGTGCTGGATTTGATACCGCATCAGCTGCGGTTTTGAGCCTCGTGTTGATTTTAATGACAGTAATTCTGTTGAGATTCGAATCTTGGAGCAGAAGGAAAAATAGGTACTATCAAACAGGAAGCTCCTATAAAAAGCCGGATACAATACCATTGGGCAAGCTTAAACCACTTGCTCTCTTTTATGTATCGTTGGTATTTTTTATTTCTGTAGTGCTTCCCATATCCGTTTTGATATACTGGTCACGGATTGGATTGGTGACAGGGGCGCTTGATATGAGATTTATAGGATTTGCATTGAATAGCCTTAAGGTTTCGGGACTTGCTGCCTTTTTATGCATGGCTTTTTCCATCCCGATAATTTATTTAAAAAGCAGATATCCCGCTTATCTTACTAGCTTCATAGACAGATTGGCTTACGCAGGATATGCTCTGCCAGGGGTAATCGTAGCGCTTGGATTCGTGTTCATATTCAACAATCATATACCGGCATTATACGGCACATTTTATGTGGTTGCCATAGCTTTCGTGGTGAGGTTTTTACCCCAGGCAATGCAATCCGGGGAGTCTTCCCTAAACCAGATATCTCCCAAAATAGACGAAGCGGCGAGGAGCCTGGGATATTCGTCCTGGGGCGTCATATTTAAAGTCATATTACCCAATATGCTCCCAGGAGTATTTGCCGGAGGTGCGCTGGTTTTTGTAAACTCCATCAAAGAGCTACCTGTAACTTTGATGCTGAGACCACCAGGGTTTGACACTTTGGCGATCAGGGTATACTTTGAGGCAAGTGAAGCAGTGTATCATTTAGCTGCACCTGCAGCACTTTTGATCATATTGGTTTCAATAATCCCATTGAAGTACATGGTAAGCAAATATTAG
- a CDS encoding extracellular solute-binding protein — protein MKKSLLVGLVITLLTIVLFTGCSSDGQNSDSSSNELVVYSGRNEKFVEELLNKFTEDTGIEVVALHGANPLQIIEEGNNPRADIFISNDLGALGYLDMEGYLEGSDIQGIDSIPEEFRADNNSYFAISARARGFIYNKDLISEDEMPKSIEDLFDPKWSEVPNGYAITRGGNGGMIGHVSALRYEWGDEKTAEWITAVRENSAGIYEGHGDIRRAVGAGEHTFGLVNNYYFHQQLLEPENNNVGFIYLDQEEGQMGAVANAAGVGLVKGGPNSDNASAFLEWILLPENQVAFVGESLELLINSQFGAEYPTEVEPFIIEFKDLKVQDMPVKELGNYFQDTRTLIEESGLDLDLK, from the coding sequence GTGAAAAAATCATTATTGGTTGGTTTGGTTATTACTCTTTTAACAATTGTGCTATTTACAGGATGCAGTTCCGATGGTCAAAATTCGGACTCGTCGTCAAATGAATTGGTGGTATATTCCGGAAGGAATGAAAAGTTTGTTGAAGAATTATTGAACAAATTCACTGAGGATACAGGGATTGAAGTTGTAGCTCTTCACGGGGCAAACCCGCTTCAGATTATTGAGGAAGGGAACAACCCGAGAGCGGATATATTTATATCAAATGATCTGGGAGCTCTAGGGTACTTAGATATGGAAGGTTACCTAGAGGGTAGCGACATCCAAGGAATTGACTCTATACCTGAAGAATTCAGAGCAGATAATAATTCGTATTTTGCTATCTCGGCAAGAGCTAGAGGATTTATTTACAACAAGGACTTGATCAGCGAAGATGAAATGCCAAAAAGCATAGAAGATCTTTTTGATCCAAAATGGTCTGAAGTGCCAAACGGTTATGCGATAACCAGAGGTGGAAATGGTGGAATGATAGGACACGTATCTGCACTTAGATATGAGTGGGGGGACGAAAAAACAGCTGAGTGGATAACTGCCGTCAGAGAAAACTCTGCAGGGATATATGAAGGACACGGAGACATCAGAAGGGCAGTAGGAGCAGGAGAGCATACATTTGGTCTAGTCAATAATTACTACTTCCACCAACAGCTCTTAGAACCTGAAAATAATAATGTAGGTTTCATATATTTGGATCAGGAAGAAGGGCAAATGGGCGCAGTGGCAAATGCTGCAGGCGTTGGACTTGTCAAAGGCGGACCTAATTCCGATAACGCATCGGCTTTCCTAGAGTGGATTTTGCTTCCGGAAAACCAAGTTGCTTTTGTAGGGGAATCATTGGAGCTATTGATTAATTCACAATTCGGAGCGGAATACCCGACTGAAGTCGAACCGTTTATTATTGAGTTTAAAGACTTGAAAGTCCAGGACATGCCTGTCAAAGAGCTTGGGAACTATTTTCAAGATACCAGAACGTTGATAGAAGAATCGGGATTGGACTTGGATTTAAAATAA
- a CDS encoding amino acid ABC transporter permease gives MNLGKVFSESYPLLFRGMSMTVQVTVLALIIALFVGLITALLGMSKTPLKYLSKGYVGLIRGTPMIVQVFYFYFALPQLLQFLGYNVRFTPFSAGLLTLTLNAGAYMSEIFRGAIMAVNTGQMEAARSLGLSHWQAMRKVILPQAFRICLPSLVNQFIITLKDSSIISVIGFADIVYQAKIYVGRSMEAFATYTWVALFYLVVITALTYFAKIVERKVQI, from the coding sequence ATGAATTTAGGCAAAGTTTTTAGCGAGTCGTATCCTTTGTTATTTAGAGGAATGTCAATGACAGTTCAGGTGACTGTACTTGCCTTGATAATTGCATTATTTGTAGGCTTGATCACAGCGCTTTTGGGAATGTCCAAAACACCTTTAAAGTACTTGTCAAAGGGTTACGTAGGTTTGATCAGAGGAACTCCTATGATCGTTCAAGTGTTTTACTTCTATTTCGCGCTACCTCAGTTGTTGCAGTTTTTAGGCTACAACGTTAGATTTACACCATTTTCTGCAGGGTTGTTAACTCTAACTCTAAATGCAGGAGCGTACATGTCTGAAATCTTCAGAGGAGCGATAATGGCAGTAAATACAGGTCAGATGGAGGCGGCAAGGAGCCTTGGCCTGTCACATTGGCAAGCTATGAGAAAGGTAATACTTCCACAGGCTTTTAGGATTTGTCTTCCTTCCCTGGTAAATCAGTTCATTATAACATTGAAGGATTCCTCGATTATCTCCGTTATCGGCTTTGCCGATATTGTTTATCAAGCAAAGATATATGTAGGAAGATCCATGGAAGCATTTGCTACATACACTTGGGTCGCACTATTTTACCTAGTTGTCATAACGGCACTGACCTATTTTGCTAAGATAGTAGAGAGGAAGGTGCAGATATGA